Proteins found in one Cyanobium sp. ATX 6F1 genomic segment:
- a CDS encoding DnaJ C-terminal domain-containing protein — MNYVDYYAALEVERGASAEEIRKAYRRLARCYHPDVSKEPDAEERFKAISEANETLSDPQKREAYDQLGRHRPGENVQPSAEWDSRFWQGAPGEDIDLAELLERIGFHGSVPRGAGGPQRPGGGGRAPRRGQDFEIATSLSLEDAATGTEVSVEFSVAELGDDGRVQRRPHTARVRVPKGVSDGERLRVPGKGGPGLGGGKPGDLYIDIRLERHPRFEVAGHDLYLQVPIAPWEAVLGAEIELPTLDGRLKLTVKPGARGGQKLRLAGKGLPRRGEGAGDLFAVLQIVTPSVISDKEKQLFEELAASSSFDPRAHLTGEPSHV; from the coding sequence ATGAACTACGTCGACTACTACGCCGCCCTGGAGGTGGAGCGGGGCGCATCGGCCGAGGAGATCCGCAAGGCCTACCGGCGCCTGGCGCGGTGCTACCACCCGGATGTCTCCAAGGAGCCCGACGCCGAGGAGCGCTTCAAGGCGATCAGCGAGGCCAACGAGACCCTCTCTGATCCCCAGAAGCGCGAGGCCTACGACCAGCTCGGCCGCCACCGCCCGGGCGAGAACGTGCAGCCCAGCGCCGAATGGGACAGCCGCTTCTGGCAGGGTGCCCCCGGCGAGGACATCGACCTGGCCGAACTGCTCGAGCGCATCGGCTTCCATGGGAGCGTCCCGCGCGGGGCGGGCGGCCCCCAGCGACCGGGGGGTGGCGGGCGGGCCCCCCGCCGCGGCCAGGATTTCGAGATCGCCACCAGCCTCAGCCTCGAGGACGCCGCCACGGGCACCGAGGTGAGCGTGGAGTTCAGCGTCGCCGAGCTGGGGGACGACGGCCGGGTGCAGCGCCGCCCCCACACCGCCCGGGTGCGCGTGCCCAAGGGGGTCAGCGATGGCGAGCGCCTGCGCGTGCCGGGCAAGGGTGGCCCGGGGCTGGGGGGCGGCAAGCCGGGGGATCTCTACATCGACATCCGCCTGGAGCGCCATCCCCGCTTCGAAGTGGCTGGCCACGATCTTTATTTGCAGGTGCCGATCGCCCCCTGGGAGGCGGTGCTCGGCGCCGAGATCGAGCTGCCCACCCTTGATGGGCGCCTGAAGCTGACCGTGAAGCCCGGCGCCCGCGGCGGCCAGAAGCTGCGCCTGGCCGGCAAGGGTCTGCCCCGGCGCGGCGAGGGGGCGGGTGATCTCTTCGCCGTGCTCCAGATCGTCACCCCCAGCGTGATCAGCGACAAGGAGAAGCAGCTGTTCGAAGAGCTCGCCGCCAGCTCCAGCTTCGATCCCCGTGCCCACCTCACCGGAGAACCCAGCCATGTCTGA
- a CDS encoding chaperone modulator CbpM has protein sequence MSEFALNPSSPEEAIDLDDLIASTGLVQAEVIELVELGVLETCSGLTGYAFYSRTVVQARRAARLRDDFGLNTPGMALALTYLERIEQLERRLRVLEASQPH, from the coding sequence ATGTCTGAATTCGCCTTGAACCCGTCGAGTCCCGAGGAGGCGATCGACCTCGACGATCTGATCGCGAGCACCGGCCTGGTGCAGGCCGAGGTGATCGAGCTGGTCGAGCTGGGCGTGCTTGAAACCTGCAGCGGCCTCACGGGTTATGCCTTCTACTCGCGCACCGTGGTCCAGGCCCGCCGCGCCGCCCGCCTGCGCGACGACTTCGGCCTCAACACCCCCGGCATGGCCCTGGCGCTCACCTACCTGGAGCGGATCGAGCAGCTGGAACGGCGCTTGCGGGTGCTGGAAGCCAGCCAGCCCCACTGA